The stretch of DNA AAAGAGGGGATAGGACCAGGTAGGGTGTGGGCGGGGCAAAGCTGGGGGGGTGAGGGGCGGGGCAGAGTGGGCGTGGGGCGGGGCGGAGCGTGAGGCCAGGTGGGCAGCCATCATCACGAGGCGGCCTGGCGGCCTACCCGCCTCCCCTGGACCTTCCTTCCGCCCTGGGCCTCAGGTGCTTGGTCTCCCCGCCACCGCGTCCTCAGCAGGCCCTAGCCCCTTGACCTCCCGACCTGTCGGCCCCACCGACCCCCCTCCCTCAGGCTGGCCGGAACGATGACGGAGCTGCAGTCGGCGCTGCTCCTGCGAAGACAGCTGACAGAGCTCAACAAAAACCCCGTGGAAGGCTTCTCCGCGGGTTTGATAGACGGCAATGACCTCTACCGATGGGAAGTGCTCATCATTGGTCCTCCTGACACCCTGTACGAGGGCGGCGTTTTCAAAGCTCATCTCACTTTCCCTAAAGACTATCCCCTCCGTCCTCCGGAAATGAAATTCATCACCGAAATCTGGCACCCAAATGTTGACAAAAACGGAGACGTGTGCATTTCCATTCTCCACGAACCTGGAGAGGACAAATATGGCTATGAGAAACCAGAAGAACGCTGGCTGCCCATTCACACCGTGGAGACCATCATGATCAGTGTCATTTCTATGCTGGCCGACCCTAATGGAGACTCACCGGCTAATGTGGACGCAGCCAAAGAATGGAGGGAAGACCGAAATGGAGAATTCAAAAGGAAAGTTGCCCGCTGTGTAAGAAGAAGCCAGGAGACTGCTTTTGAGTGACAATTCTTAGCCGCTGGAAGCTTTCTTTTCAGCGTCTCCAGTTGAGAAACGTGgcactttttcttctctttttccctccttgcATTCTTCTCGTCTATTGCTGAACTATTGTGGCAGAGACTTGGCTGCTGTAAAATGTGCCAGTTATCGCGATGCTTACCAGACACTAACAAGCGCCACTTAAAGATGATTACATATTTTGAATTCTAATGAACTGCCTTAACCTTCTGGAAGAATTGTAAAGACATGTACATAGCACAACATGATCTGGATAATATACATACTGTTCATGTACATCCTGAATACACAATGTATCAAATGATGCTTCTTGTAGTTAGGATAAAACTCCTGTACAATTTAAAGATTTTAGCaggttttcttttcctattcattgtttctatatCAGTTTAAAGAGATTCTTAAAGCATGTCAGATATAAACCAATTAGGATTAAAGTTGtccatttaattttcctttaaaccATTGAGGCTtcattaaaatctttcatttactagacttttgtattttctttgtttgGAAACATTCCTCTTTGCTCTTGTATCTTGCTGTGGCAAAAAGTTTAATGATGAATTGAAATAGCATCACCaggtttcttccctttttttgtaaTCCAAAGCATTCCTCTTTTGGATTGTAGCAAGAGCTCTAGAActcagtttgtttgtttgtttgtttcctactTCTAAAGTCACCTGAATGAAATTAatccaagttttgttttttgtgtttttgttttttcggTTGTGTTTTGCCTTCCAACACTGAAGAACTTGGCATATGAGATTGCTGAACAATTATCAGTGATATTGCAAAGATTGTGGAGAACAGAAGAGGTACTATAGGACTGGAAAAGGGAACatgtcctgatttttaaaaaaggaaagagaacggAATCTGCACACTATAGGCCAATGAGCCTGACTTCAATTcctgacaaaattctagaatgtattattaaagaAATGGTTAGTGAACATCTCCCAGGATGTGATGGTCAAAAAGAACCAgaatggcttcatcaagaacaggttgTTCCTGACTAACATTATTTACTCTTTTGATAGTGCATTAACTGGTAAATGGGGGCGGGGAGGAAATTACAAATATTGTTTAACTATATTTTAGGGAAGGGTTTGGTCATATTTCTTGTGCTATTATCATGGAAAGAATGGTGAGATGTTGACCAGAAGATAATATATTTAGACATATTTGAAAATGATTGAATTTTGGAACTCAAAGAGAAGCCATAAATGGTTCAATTTCAACTTGAAAGGACGTCTCCAGAGAAGTACTTGACCTTATgtgttttaacatttttgtcattgtCTTAAAGGCATAGGTGATATGCTAATCAAATTTGCAAATAGCATAAGACTAGGAGGGATGGTTAACTCACTGACAAG from Gracilinanus agilis isolate LMUSP501 unplaced genomic scaffold, AgileGrace unplaced_scaffold27743, whole genome shotgun sequence encodes:
- the LOC123254655 gene encoding ubiquitin-conjugating enzyme E2 G1 is translated as MTELQSALLLRRQLTELNKNPVEGFSAGLIDGNDLYRWEVLIIGPPDTLYEGGVFKAHLTFPKDYPLRPPEMKFITEIWHPNVDKNGDVCISILHEPGEDKYGYEKPEERWLPIHTVETIMISVISMLADPNGDSPANVDAAKEWREDRNGEFKRKVARCVRRSQETAFE